In Chryseobacterium oryzae, the genomic stretch ATGCGGGGTCCAGAGCTAGAATTTCGGGCATTATTGCGTCTGTTACTATTTTAATTATCATTTTGGTGGGAGCTCCATTTATTGAGAAAATTCCTATGGCAGCCTTGGTTGGCGTAATGATGATGGTGGCAATAAGTACGTTTCAGTGGGTGTCGGTAAGAATTGCTAATAAAATGCCCAAGTCCGATGTTTTTGTGGGAATTACTGTTGCACTTATTACCATTGTTCTTCATAATTTAGCTTTGGCGGTTTTGGTGGGTGTCATTATTTCTGCGTTGGTCTTTGCGTGGGATAATGCGAAAAGAATTCGTGCAAAGAAAAGTGTAGACGAAAATGGGGTAAAGCATTATGAGATTTACGGGCCTCTTTTTTTTGGTTCGGTAACTGCTTTTGTTGAGAAGTTTGAGCCTGAAAACGATCCCGAAAACGTGGTGGTGGATTTTAAAGAAAGCAGAATTGTAGATATGAGTGCCATTGATGCTTTAAATAAGCTATCTAAAAAATATGCTCAGCAAAATAAAAAACTGCAACTGAAACATTTAAGTGAAGATTGCAGAAGAATGCTTAAAAATGCAGAAGCGGTAATAGAAGTAAATATTCAGGATGATCCCACTTATAAAGTGATGCCCGAAAAATAATGTGAATTACAGGATGTTGAAGAAAAAATTCTTCCTGAATTACCAGAAATTTTGTAACTTACCTAAGCAGTTCGGGATAAGGATTTATTAAAGGTAAAGCTAATAACTTTCTTGTCCTGAACTCAGGCTAAGTAAGATTTTTATATAAAGATTAATATGGAAAATCAGGAAAACGATTTTGAATTGGCAAACGAAAATAGTGGATCACAAAATTATCCTTCGGTGGTTATGGATAAGGATGGAAACGTAGATTTAAGCCGATTAAACGAAAAAGATCTTGAAAAATATACATCGGTTGCAGCATCTATAGAAGAGGGTAATGTATCGTCTGTAGTAAATTATGGTTCTGAACTTCAAAAAACATTAGCTAATCAGAGTGACAGCTTTTTGTCGAATGTAAGAAAATCGAATTCAGGGGAAGTGGGTGAGTTGATTAATAATCTTTTGGTTGAGCTGAATTATATTGATATAGACCAGCTTCAGGGAAATAAAGTGAAAGGATTTTTAAGCAAACTTCCTTTCATGAAAAAGGTACTTACAGAAGTAGATAATCTTTTTGCAAAGTATGATAAAATAACAAATAATATCGAACAGATTTCCCATAAAGTAAAGGCAGGAATTATTATTTCTACTAAAGATAATGCTGTTTTGCAGACGGTTTTCGATAGTAATATCAATTCCATTAAAGCCATTGAAGATTTGGTAATTGCGGGGTATGTAAGAATTCAGAAAGCTGCTGAAGAATTAGCTGAAATGGAAAAGAATGCCGAGCATTATGCAGATTATCAGATTGCTGATAAAAGAGATTTTATTTCACGATTAGACCGTCGGTTAGCAGATCTAAAAGTGGTGCGTTTTATTTTATTGCAGTCGCTTCCGCAAATCCGATTGGTTCAAAATAACAATATTTCTATCGCAGAAAAGGCACAGACTATCCTCAATACAACTTTGCCGGTATGGAAAAATCAGCTTTCGTTAGCTGTTGCCATGCACAGACAACAGCAAAGTATAGAAGTTCAGCAAAAAGTTTCTTCTACCACCGAAGAAATTCTAAGAAAAAATGCAGAACGGCTTGGGGAAAATTCTAAAAATGTGGCAAAAGCTAATGAGCAAACCATTGTTTCTGCTGAAAAACTCAGAGAAACCACAGGAATGCTTATAAATACCCTAAATGAAGTGAAAGCAATTCAGAAGCAAGGTAGCGAAAGTCGAAGAAAATTAGATCAGGATCTTCAAAATCTGGAAAATGAGCTTAAATCTGTAGTGAAAGGTAAACAGTAAACAGTGGAATTCATAAGATTTCTTTTGAAGCAAAATTTACCAATATCATAAATTATAAACCGAAAATACTTACAATAGCTGTATCTTTACGGCTGTTGTTTTTTATGCAATAAATTTTTTATAGTGGATCAGCATCAGAATATTTTAGATATACACCCAGGTTTGGTATGGGGTTTTGCAGTAACGGTGGTTGTCATGTTACTTTTAGACTTGGGAGTTTTCAACAAGAAAAGTCACGAAGTTTCTTCAAAGGAAGCCACAATCTGGTCTGTGGTGTGGATTTCTCTTTCCATGATATTTTCAGGAGTAGTCTATTGGGTTTACAATTCGGACTTAGGAGCAGAAAGCCATGCGATTGCCGTAGAGAAATTTACTCAATATCAGGCTGCGTATTGGATTGAGAAAGCACTTTCTGTAGATAATCTTTTTGTCTTTATTTTGGTTTTCGGCTTTTTTAAAGTTCCCAAATACCTGCATCATAAAGTTCTTTTCTGGGGGATTATCGGAGCACTTATTTTTAGAGCAATTTTCATTTTTGCGGGAGTTGGTCTCATTAACCTCACTTATCTTCCAGAAATGGAAATTTTTGGAGAACCTGTAAAGATTAATGTCGTGATGGCGCTTTTTGGGTTGTTTTTGGTGTATGCGGGGATAAAATCCTGGGGTGGTGGCGACAAACATGAAGATGAAGATTACAGTAATACTCCCGGTGCAAAACTTATTAAAAGATTTTATAAAGTTGCAGATAAGTATGATGGAGACAAGTTTTTTACGATTCAGAATGGTGTAAAAATGGCAACGCCTTTACTGGTCGTAGTGAGTGTAATCGAATTTACAGATGTTCTTTTTGCAGTAGATTCTATCCCTGCGATTTTTGCCATTTCTAAAGATCCTTTTATATTGTATACCTCCAATATTTTTGCGATTTTGGGTTTAAGATCCTTATATTTTCTTTTGGCGAATTTTATTCACATGTTCAGCAAATTGCCTTACGGTTTGGCAATTATTCTAACTTTTATTGGGTTTAAAATGCTTATAGCTCCTTGGGTTCATATTCCGTCACCTGTTTCTTTGGGTATTGTGGCAAGTGTTTTAATAATTTCGGTTCTTGCATCAGTAATTTTTCCGGATAAAGAGCAGAAAAATTAAATTTTTATTGATATTTCAGCAGTTTATTAATCTTTTTTCTTGCCTGTAAGGAAGTTTTGTACGCTTCATTTCTCAGCTGTTGAATTTTTCCTACGGGCTGAAGTATTTCAGCACTTTCAAAAGGATTGAAAGACAGTAATTCGTTTTCGCAGCTTTTAGGGTTGAGAATCGAGTTTTTGTTGAATTTAATTACTCCTAATTTCAAATATGGAGAATTTTTCCACTCTCGATGTAGTTTGTCGATGGGTTGGTTTTTTAAATCATAACAAAACTGTACAAGAACTTCAGCTACATATTCATTAGAAACAAAAAATTTTTCGAGAGATTCTTTTACAGAAATTTCCTGCTCAAATTTTTTTGGAACTGAAACCGGACTGATTTTAATTTTAATCATTTTATCGTCAAAGCGATACGCACCTACAGAATAAAAATCTGAAGAAAGAATAAAATCTTTTCTTTTCAAAAGTAAATTCCAGCAATTTTTGAAGAAAGAGAATCTTAAAATAGCAGGAATATTACAGCCAATCTGTTTTAAGAGAGGTAAAATTCTGGTCCAGCCTTTTATCTGATAATGATTCATTGCGATAAGAATCTTCAAAAGACGAATTGGCGAATTTACGGGCAATAGTGGGAAATTAA encodes the following:
- a CDS encoding toxic anion resistance protein, with protein sequence MENQENDFELANENSGSQNYPSVVMDKDGNVDLSRLNEKDLEKYTSVAASIEEGNVSSVVNYGSELQKTLANQSDSFLSNVRKSNSGEVGELINNLLVELNYIDIDQLQGNKVKGFLSKLPFMKKVLTEVDNLFAKYDKITNNIEQISHKVKAGIIISTKDNAVLQTVFDSNINSIKAIEDLVIAGYVRIQKAAEELAEMEKNAEHYADYQIADKRDFISRLDRRLADLKVVRFILLQSLPQIRLVQNNNISIAEKAQTILNTTLPVWKNQLSLAVAMHRQQQSIEVQQKVSSTTEEILRKNAERLGENSKNVAKANEQTIVSAEKLRETTGMLINTLNEVKAIQKQGSESRRKLDQDLQNLENELKSVVKGKQ
- a CDS encoding TerC family protein; its protein translation is MLLLDLGVFNKKSHEVSSKEATIWSVVWISLSMIFSGVVYWVYNSDLGAESHAIAVEKFTQYQAAYWIEKALSVDNLFVFILVFGFFKVPKYLHHKVLFWGIIGALIFRAIFIFAGVGLINLTYLPEMEIFGEPVKINVVMALFGLFLVYAGIKSWGGGDKHEDEDYSNTPGAKLIKRFYKVADKYDGDKFFTIQNGVKMATPLLVVVSVIEFTDVLFAVDSIPAIFAISKDPFILYTSNIFAILGLRSLYFLLANFIHMFSKLPYGLAIILTFIGFKMLIAPWVHIPSPVSLGIVASVLIISVLASVIFPDKEQKN
- a CDS encoding catalase family protein, which produces MSEPLSYSKNYDKLSYNEIQILEKAKKSISDFVENSALLSDVEYATRNVHAKTYAVLKGELIINKDLDENVRKIFGDEKYTVTARLSHASPKISNQKNVFPAYGFAFKIKNEQDKTIANYPLVNFPLLPVNSPIRLLKILIAMNHYQIKGWTRILPLLKQIGCNIPAILRFSFFKNCWNLLLKRKDFILSSDFYSVGAYRFDDKMIKIKISPVSVPKKFEQEISVKESLEKFFVSNEYVAEVLVQFCYDLKNQPIDKLHREWKNSPYLKLGVIKFNKNSILNPKSCENELLSFNPFESAEILQPVGKIQQLRNEAYKTSLQARKKINKLLKYQ